The Galactobacillus timonensis genome has a segment encoding these proteins:
- a CDS encoding ABC transporter permease: MLGKLLKYDFKSIARILLPIYGAFLVVSVLLGAQSASRSISPAILSIFIALFTVAIILTIVLVIQRFYQNLLGPEGYLMFTIPVSTSTHILEKVLLALVWGLLGSLVIFLASFLILILDPEVGGFNAIFQAMSQLHLTGSDYATFFSWLLLLILGIAAQITQIYASISVGHLWTSHRILGAFLAYIGFSILTAWVTSAFGDSLFPDWFFSANPSLSSFLPMTIEIAVYGLITWLILDRSLNLD; encoded by the coding sequence ATGCTAGGGAAACTGCTCAAATATGACTTCAAATCCATTGCCCGCATCTTATTACCCATCTACGGCGCCTTCCTTGTGGTTAGCGTCCTGCTCGGGGCTCAAAGTGCCTCCCGCAGCATCTCACCGGCCATCCTGAGCATCTTCATCGCCCTGTTCACCGTCGCCATCATTCTGACGATTGTCCTGGTCATTCAGCGCTTCTATCAGAATCTTTTAGGACCGGAAGGGTATCTCATGTTCACGATTCCGGTATCGACATCCACTCACATCCTGGAAAAGGTTCTGCTCGCCCTGGTATGGGGACTGCTTGGCAGCCTCGTCATCTTCCTCGCATCGTTTCTGATTTTGATCCTCGACCCGGAAGTCGGCGGCTTCAACGCAATCTTTCAGGCCATGTCACAGCTCCATCTCACCGGCAGCGACTATGCCACATTCTTCAGCTGGCTGCTGTTATTGATTCTTGGCATCGCCGCCCAGATCACACAGATCTATGCCTCCATCTCCGTCGGCCACCTTTGGACATCACACCGCATCCTTGGCGCCTTTCTCGCCTATATCGGCTTTTCGATTCTGACAGCCTGGGTAACGAGCGCCTTCGGCGACTCACTGTTTCCTGACTGGTTCTTTTCCGCCAACCCCAGCCTCAGCTCCTTTCTGCCTATGACCATTGAGATTGCCGTCTACGGCCTCATTACATGGCTCATCCTTGATCGCAGCCTTAATCTGGATTGA
- a CDS encoding ABC transporter ATP-binding protein: MNILECHDLTKRYGNVTALDHVNLNIESGRIVGLLGPNGSGKTTLIKIACRILQPTSGEIRIAGETPDTLTKKIVAYLPDRNFLQEWMKVSDVLSFYQDFFEDFDRSRAEALLSQLSIDPSMRLKQLSKGNREKVQLIVTMSRNAKVFFLDEPIAGVDPAARDYILKTILASYNQEALILISTHLIADVENILDEAVFLKQGQIFLHKSTDEIRQETGKSVDEYFREVYAC, translated from the coding sequence ATGAACATACTCGAATGTCATGATCTGACCAAACGTTACGGAAACGTTACCGCTCTGGACCATGTCAATCTCAACATTGAATCCGGCCGCATCGTCGGATTGCTCGGACCCAACGGTTCCGGCAAAACGACACTGATCAAGATTGCCTGCCGCATCCTGCAGCCAACCAGCGGCGAAATCCGGATCGCCGGCGAAACGCCCGATACCCTCACCAAAAAGATTGTCGCCTATCTGCCGGACCGCAACTTTCTGCAGGAATGGATGAAAGTGTCCGACGTTCTCAGTTTCTATCAGGACTTCTTCGAAGACTTTGACCGCAGCCGCGCCGAAGCACTGCTCTCTCAGCTTTCCATCGATCCCTCGATGCGCCTGAAGCAGCTGTCCAAAGGCAACCGTGAAAAGGTTCAGCTCATCGTTACCATGTCCCGCAACGCGAAGGTATTCTTCCTCGATGAGCCGATTGCGGGTGTCGATCCCGCTGCGCGCGACTACATTCTTAAAACGATCCTTGCCAGCTACAACCAGGAGGCTTTGATCCTGATTTCAACCCATCTCATTGCCGATGTCGAAAACATCCTGGACGAAGCCGTCTTCCTCAAGCAGGGACAGATCTTCCTGCACAAGAGCACCGACGAAATCCGCCAGGAAACCGGCAAAAGCGTCGACGAATATTTCCGGGAGGTATACGCATGCTAG
- a CDS encoding GntR family transcriptional regulator translates to MTWKFEGSSPIYLQIIERLKNAIAAGTYPPGSKMPSVRDLALEAGVNPNTVQRAFAELEREGYLYSQRTTGRYVTEDRQKLSSLRIGLGRKYIKELFDRLSGLGLSTDDIVRACDAYAKEEKNA, encoded by the coding sequence ATGACCTGGAAATTTGAAGGAAGCAGTCCCATCTATCTTCAGATTATCGAGCGGCTCAAGAATGCAATTGCGGCAGGGACGTATCCGCCGGGCTCAAAGATGCCATCGGTCCGTGACCTGGCTCTGGAGGCGGGCGTCAATCCCAACACGGTCCAGCGCGCCTTTGCGGAGCTGGAGCGCGAAGGCTATCTCTACAGCCAGCGTACCACCGGCCGCTACGTAACCGAAGACCGCCAGAAGCTGTCATCGTTACGGATCGGCCTTGGTCGCAAATACATCAAAGAGCTGTTTGACCGTCTCTCGGGCCTGGGATTAAGTACAGATGATATCGTACGGGCCTGCGACGCTTATGCAAAGGAGGAGAAAAACGCATGA
- a CDS encoding AAA family ATPase → MLLRFSVENYQSFRDQVTLELTPGTGRDHPDHIIHSTGDGSSALNCILIYGANASGKSGLFKAMTQALNILRRSGSFQSNEKLPWNPFMFNKGNRDKPTSFEFQFIADNGIRYVYGFSYLPDHITEEYLLAYYSNRASTVFEYKNGSFRFTAKYASLFNPLIKMNARNRLFLATADAWNAEPVKAAYDWLTTKMNTFTEVRDISNRALSVYEDETMHGQRSNVDFAVKLMKETDINITDIDLSFSNISVSESGSKLATYMVKAHHQAEGNDYQLPLENESLGTRNIFFIAPFLKEVFENKGVLAIDEIDRSLHPMLVKFLIEKFSAPENKGAQLIATTHDVFQLDLNEFRRDQIYFTEKNPDTGVSDLYSLCDFSPRINEKVRKNYLLGRYGAIPCVNQESFSEEEASHEKKSET, encoded by the coding sequence ATGCTGCTGAGATTTTCTGTGGAGAATTATCAGTCTTTTCGGGATCAGGTGACTCTGGAGCTCACTCCGGGTACAGGCAGGGATCACCCGGATCATATCATCCACAGTACAGGAGATGGCAGCTCCGCTTTAAACTGCATTCTGATCTATGGCGCAAACGCATCTGGAAAGAGCGGTCTTTTTAAAGCAATGACTCAGGCGCTAAATATCCTGCGACGTTCTGGATCATTTCAATCCAATGAAAAACTACCATGGAATCCGTTTATGTTTAACAAGGGAAACAGAGATAAACCGACTTCGTTCGAATTCCAGTTTATTGCGGATAACGGAATCCGGTATGTCTATGGCTTTTCCTATTTGCCAGACCACATTACGGAGGAATACCTTCTTGCGTATTATTCGAACCGTGCTTCTACGGTCTTTGAATATAAAAATGGTTCGTTCCGATTTACTGCGAAGTATGCATCTTTATTTAATCCGTTGATCAAAATGAATGCCCGCAACCGTCTGTTTCTGGCGACGGCGGACGCCTGGAATGCGGAGCCGGTGAAAGCGGCTTATGACTGGCTGACGACGAAGATGAATACATTTACGGAGGTCCGGGATATTTCAAACCGTGCGCTGAGCGTGTACGAGGATGAGACGATGCATGGACAGCGCAGCAACGTTGATTTTGCTGTAAAGCTGATGAAGGAAACTGATATCAACATTACGGATATTGATCTGTCTTTTTCGAACATTTCCGTTTCAGAATCCGGTTCGAAACTGGCTACATATATGGTGAAGGCTCATCATCAGGCAGAAGGCAATGACTATCAGCTTCCCTTGGAGAATGAGTCACTTGGTACCCGGAACATTTTCTTTATTGCCCCTTTTCTTAAAGAAGTTTTTGAGAACAAAGGCGTTTTGGCAATTGACGAAATTGACAGAAGTCTGCACCCGATGCTTGTGAAATTTCTGATCGAAAAATTCAGTGCTCCGGAAAATAAAGGAGCACAGCTGATTGCGACGACACACGATGTTTTCCAGCTGGACCTGAATGAATTCCGAAGGGATCAGATTTACTTCACTGAAAAAAATCCTGACACAGGTGTTTCCGATCTGTATTCTCTTTGTGACTTTTCGCCCCGTATAAATGAAAAAGTCCGT